GTCGTGGTGGGTGTGCTCATGACCGCCATCGTCTACGGCAGCGTGGCGCTGCTCGTGAAGATGGACGACGTGGGCTTCTAGATGCGCCGTCGTCGCCCCCGCTGGGTGAAGGTGCTCGGCACGTGGCTCGTGAAGGCGATGCCGGTGGTGTTCCGGCTGCTGAGCGTGGTCGGCGTGGTGGCGATGCTGTGGGTCGGAGGGCACATCCTGATCGTGAACCTCGCCGAGGTGGGGGTGCCCTGGCCGTACGAGCTGCTGCACGCGATCACCCACTCGGTGCACGCGCCCGGCCTCGTGATCTGGCTGATCGACAGCGGGCTGTCGGCGGTGTTCGGTCTGATCTGGGGTGCGGTCGTGGTGACGGTGCTCGCGGTGGTGGCGCGGCTGCGGTTCGCGAAGCCCGAGGTGCGGTAGCGGCGGATCGCGGGAGTCGGCCCGTGCGCGGGGTCCGCGCCCTCGCTCAGAGGCGCGACGGCTCGAGCGAGGCGAGCACGCCGAGCAGCGAGTCGGGCACGAGGGACGCGTCGGCGCGCCCGTCGCGCACGATCTGCGCGATCCGGGTTCCGATCTGGGGGGTGCTGAGCCCCATCTCCGCGCCGGAGAGCGCGGGCAGCCCGCCCAGCACCTCCACGGTGGCGGCCTCGACGGCGCGCGCGGCGTCGCCCTCGCCGAGGTGCCCGAGCATGAGGGCGAGCGAGAGGATCGCGCCCGCGGGATTGGCCCGGCCGGTGCCGGCGATGTCGGGCGCGGAGCCGTGGATCGCCTCGAACATGCTCGGGGCGCTGCCGTCGAGGTTGAGGTTGGCGCTCGTGGCGACGCCGAGACCGCCCTGGATGACCGCGCCGAGGTCGGTGATGATGTCGCCGAAGAGGTTGTCGGTGACGACCACGTCGAAGCGCTCGGGTGCGAGCGGCAGGTGGAAGCACATCGCGTCGACGTGCACGTAGTCGACCTCGACCTCGGGGTAGCGCTCGCCGACCTCGGCGACGACCTGCTGCCAGAGCTGGCCGGCGGCGACGAGGATGTTGGTCTTGTGGCAGAGGGTGAGGCGGCGGCGGCGTCCGAGGGCGAGCCTGAACGAGAAGTCGACGACGCGCTCGATGCCGGCGCGGGTGTTGAGCGACTCCTGCATCGCGACCGCGTTGGGGGTGCCGGCGTGCACCGTGGATCCGCGGCCCACGTAGGCGCCCTCGGTGTTCTCGCGCACGATGACCATCTCGCAGCGCTCGGGGGTGAGACCCGCGATGGGGGAGGGGACGCCGGGGTAGAGGCGCACCGGGCGCACGTTGGCGGCCTGCTGGAAGCGCTGGCGCATCTCGAGGATGAAGCCGCGCTCGAGGACGCCGGGGGTGACGCGGGGGTCGCCCATGGAGCCGAAGAGGATCGCGTCCCTGTCGCGCAGTCGGGGTTCGACGGCGTCGAAGAGTTCGCCCGTGGCGAGGTAGTGGCCCGCGCCCGCGGAGAACTCGCTGCGCTCGGTGGCGAAGCCGAAGCGCTGCTCGGCGGCGTCGAGCACCTCGAGCGCGCACGAGACGACCTCGGGGCCGATCCCGTCGCCGGGGAGGACAGCAATGGAGTGGGAGCGCGTCATCGGGGTCTCGTTCCTTGTTGCGGCGGATCTTTTCACCTATATTAATGGTAAGGCCACTCGAGCGCGAGGCCGCCCGCGGGCGGACCGCCGAGAGCGGCGGCACCGATCCCCGTCGCAGGGGGAGCTCGCGAAGACGCGACCCGTGCGGCCTCCGGCTGTGAAGGATCCCACCATGCACCCATCCCCGCACCCCATCGAACTGCGCGCACCCGCCGGCAGCCTGCCCATCGGCGCCGGCTGGCGCGAGGTCTCGGGCCGCGCCGAGATCGTGTTCCCCTTCGATGGCAGCGTCGTCTCCGAGGCCCCGCAGAGCACGGTCGCCGACTCCGCCGACGCCCTCGACGCCGCCGAGGCGGCGCGAGCCGAGGTGGCCGCGCTCACCACCGCCCAGCGCAAGACGATCCTCACCGGCATCTGCGACCGGCTGCGCGCCGACCGCGAGCACTTCGAGCAGCTGCTCGTGCTCGAGACCGGCAAGCCGCTGCGCGACTGCCGCGTGGAGGTCGCGCGCACCATCGTCACCTTCGAGGCCACCGCCGAGGAGGCCTCGCACGTCACCGGCGAGACCGTGCCCCTCGACCTGCAGGAGCTCGGCCGAGGCATGGTCGGCTACTACTCCCGCAAGCCCGCCGGCGTGGTCGTCGGCATCGCCGGCTTCAACTACCCCGTGCTGCTCGCCACCCACAAGCTGGCCCCCGCGATCGCCGCGGGCTGCCCCATCATCGTGAAGCCCGCGCCCAACACGCCCCTCGCCACGATCGAGCTGTTCGCGATCGTGCGCGACGTGCTCGCCGCCCACGGAGTGACCGGAGCCGCGGCCCAGCTCGTCAACGGCGGCCCCGAGGTGGGCGAGCTGCTCGTGCGCGACCCCCGCGCCCAGGTGGTCTCGTTCACCGGATCCGCCAAGATCGGCCACCTCATCGCCCAGCAGGCCGCCCCCCGCAAGGCGCTGCTCGAACTCGGCTCGAACACCGGGTTCATCGTCGCTGACGACGCCGACGTCGAAGCCGCGGTCGGCGCGGTGCTGACGGGCGGCTTCTACGCCAACGGGCAGGCCTGCATCTCGGTGCAGCGCATCGTGCTGCAGCGCGGCATCGCCGACCGTTTCGCCGCGCGGCTCACGGAGCGCCTCGCAGAGCTGGTGGTCGGCGACCCCCGCGACCCCGAGACCCACGTCGCCCCCGTCATCAACGACGGTTCGGGCGACCGGATCCGCGCCACCGTCGCGCGCGCCCTCGACGCCGGCGCCGAGCTGCTCGCCCCCTCGGCCGAGGCCCTCGCGCAGGCCGACCGCGCCGCGGCGGTGCCGCCCGTCGTGCTCGGCTCCGTGCCCCGCGACGTCGAGGTGTGGCGCGAAGAGATCTTCGGCCCCGTCGTCTGCCTCACCGTGGTCGACTCGGTCGACGAGGCGATCGACGTGGTCAACGACTCCCGCTACGGCCTGCAGGCCGCCATCTTCACCGCCTCGCTCGAGAGCGCCTTCGCGGCGCTCGACCGGCTCGAGGTGGGCGGTGTGGTCGTCAACGAGATCCCCGGCTTCCGATCCGACATCATGCCGTACGGGGGCGTGAAGGACTCGGGGGTGGGCCGGGAAGGCCCCCGCTACGCCATCGAGGAGTTCACCGTCACCCGCATGGCGATGATCCGACCCGTCGCCCGCAGCTGACCATCCCGCCGCAGCCGGCCCCGCTCGGCCGCGACCCCTCCCGGCCGACCCGTCGCACCCGCCCAACGACAGAAAGCAGTACAGCATGACCAGCACCCCCGACTACTCCCAGCTCTTCCGCCTCGACGGCCGCACCGCCGTCGTGGTGGGCGCCGGGGGCATCGGCCGCGAGGCCGCCCTGGCGCTCGCCGCCCACGGGGCGCGCGTCGTCGTCGCCGACCTCTCGCTCGACGCGGCCCAGGCCACCGCCGCCGCGATCGCCGAACGCGGCGGCATCGCCGAGGCCACCCGCCTCGACGTGCTCGACGACGCCGAGGTGGAGGCCGCCGCCGAGCGCTTCGGCGACGCCTCGGCGCTCGTGTTCACCGCCGCCATGAACGTGCGCAAGCGCATGGAGGACTACACGATGGAGGAGTACGACCGGGTCGTGAACCTCAACCTGCGCTCGTCGTTCCAGCTGATCCGCCACTTCGGCAAGGCCTTCGCGGCGAACGGCGGCGGCTCGATCGTGGGCTTCGCCTCGATCCGCGCCCAGGTGGTCGAGCCCGGCCAGGGCGTCTACGCCGCCACCAAGGCCGGCCTCGTGCAGCTCGCGAAGACCGCGGCGGCCGAGTTCGGCGCGCAGGGCGTGCGCGTCAACGTCGTCGCGCCCGGCATCGTGGAGACCCCGCTGACCGTGCAGATCAAGCAGGACGAGGAGTGGGATCGCGCCTACGCCACGAAGAGCGCGCTCGGCCGCTGGTCGCGCCCCGACGAGCTCGCCGGCGCCGTCGTCTACCTCGCGTCGGAGGCCTCGAGCTTCGTCACCGGCACCACGCTGTTCGTCGACGGGGGCTGGACCGCGATCGACGGTCGCTTCACGCCGCCCACCGCGTAGCGCCGCGCCTCGCCGGCGCAGCAACAGTGGAGCCCCGTATGGGAGCCTCCCACGGGAGACTGCCATACGGGGCTCCGCTGCATCTCGGGGATGCGACCCGAGTGCTACGCGATCGAGGCCCAGTCGACCGCGGCGGCCTCGCCGCGCACGGTCTCGAACCAGCGGGCGACGCGCAGGAGACGATCGTCGCTGCCGATCCGCGACGCGATCTGCAGGCCCACGGTGCGGCCGTCGGCCTGCACCGCCGCGTTCACCGACACGGCGGGCTGCCCCGACATGTTGTAGGGCACGGTGAACGAGATGTGCCCCATCGTCTGCAGCGGGTCGGTGATGGGCATCGGATCCTCGGCGGCGAACGCGGCCACCGGGGTCACGGGCGACAGCACGAGATCGAACGGCTCGGTCGCCGCGCGCGTGAGCTGCGCCATCGTGTCGGCGCAGCCGCGGTTGCGCACCGTCTGCGCCGCGCTGATGCCGGCGCCGGCGCTGCACCACTCGGCGATGAAGGGGAGCACGCAGGCGCGCTCGGCCTCGGTCAGCGCCTCGTAGTCGGCGTAGGATCGGCTGCGCCAGAAGTCGACGAGCCCGTCGAGCACCTCGGCGGGCACGAACGGATCGAGCGGCACCACGGTGGCGCCCGCGTCGGCGAAGAGCTGCGCGGCGCGCTCGACGGCGGCGCGGGTCTCGGCCTCGACGGGCAGGCCCGATCCGGCGTCGAGCTGCAGCGCGACGCGCATGCCGGCGGGCGAGAGCGGCTCGGTCGACCAGTCCATCGGCTGGTAGGGGCGCGTGAGGTAGTCGCGGGGGTCGGGCTGCGCGACGATCGACATGAGGCGGATCGCGTCGGCGGCCGTACGGGTGAGGGGCCCTGCGGCGCGGCCGGTGTAGGGCACGTCGAGGGGGATGAGGCCCTCGCTCGGCTTGAGCGCGGTGAGTCCCTGCCACGAGCCGGGCAGGCGGATCGAGCCCCCGATGTCGGTGCCGACGTGCAGGGGGCCGTAGCCGGCGGCGGCCGCGGTGCCCGCGCCGGCGCTGGAGCCGCCCGCGGTGAGCGCGGGGTCGAGGCCGTTGCGGGTGATGCCGTGCAGGCTCGAGACGCCCGACGAGAGCATGCCCCAGTCGGGCATCGTGGTCGAGCCGACGATCACGGCGCCGGCCTCGAGCAGTCGGTCGGTGGTGGGGGCGTTGCGATCGGCGATCGGCGGGTTCGGGATCGCGGTGCCCGAGGGCTTCGGCTGCCCGGCCCGTGCGATGTTCTCCTTGACCGTCACCGGAACGCCGTCGAACGGGCCCCGCTGCTGCCCGGACCGCCACCGCGCCGTCGACGCCGCGGCGTCGGCGCGCACCTGCTCGGGGTCGAACAGGTAGAGGGCGCCCAGCTCGGGCTCGCGGGCCTCGACGCGGGCGATGACCGCCTCTGCGGCCTCGCCGGGTGTGAGCTCGCCGGTCTCGTAGGCCGCCGAGAGAGCGCCTGCGTCGAGGGCGATGATCTGCTGCGGGTCGGTCATGTGGATCTCCTCACTGCGGCGCGGGGCCGCGGGGCTGCGGATCGGGAGGGCTGGAGCGGTGGAGCGGCGGTCGCCTCAGCGGGCTCCGGCGAGCTCCTGCCTCAGCGTGAGCGACGAGTCGATCAGGCGCTGCGTGTACGGGTGCTCGGGTGCGTTGTAGACGGTCTCGGTGTCGCCGGCCTCGACGATCTCGCCGGACTGCATGACGACGACCGAGTCGCAGAGATGTCGCACGACGCCGAGGTCGTGCGACACGAACACGAGCGTGAGCCCGTACTCCTCGACGAGGTCGGCGAGCAGGTTGAGCACCTGCGCGCGCACCGACACGTCGAGCGCGCTGACGGGCTCGTCGGCGACCACCACCTTCGGCCGGCAGATGAGCGCGCGGGCGATCGAGATGCGCTGGCGCTGACCGCCCGAGAACTGGTGCGGATAGCGCTCGGCGGAGTCGACCGGCAGCCCCACGGCCTCGAGCATCTCGGCGACCATGCGGGAGCGCTGCGCGGCGCTCTCGTCGCGGCCGCGCACGAGCAGCGGTTCGGAGATGATCTGCTCGACGGTCATGCGCGGGTCGAGCGAGCCCATCGGGTCCTGGAACACGATCTGCAGGTTCTGGCGCAGCTCGCGCAGCTGCGACTCGCGCGCACCCGAGACCTCGTTGCCCGCGACCACGGCGCTGCCCGATGTGGGCTGGTCGAGGCCCGCGAGGATGCGCAGCAGGGTCGACTTGCCGGATCCGGACTCGCCGACGACGCCCAGCCGGCCGCCCTCGGGCACCTCGAACGAGATGCCCTTGAGCGCGTGCACGAGGGGCGCCGGCTTGAGGAGGCTGGTGCGGCCGCGGGAGTAGGTACGCACGAGGTCGGTGACGCGGATCACCGGCTCGGCGTGGGCGGCCGCCGCGGGGTCGGTGCCGGTCGTGCCGGCCCCGGCCTCCAGGGTGTCGGCCGCCTCGGCGGCGGCCTGCGCCTCGCGCTCGACCAGTGCGGCCTCGGCGGCGCGCTCCTCCTCTGGCGTCGGCGGCACGTACGACGCGGCGCTCGCGACGGTGAAGAGGCGTCCGTTCGCGTCGGTCGCCTCGAGATCCGAGGCCGCCAGCAGACCCCGCGTGTAGGGGTGCCGGGGCCGGGTGAACACCTGCTCGGTCGGTCCCTCCTCGACGATCTCGCCCTGGTTCATCACGAGCACGCGTGTGCACATGTTCGCGACCACCGCGAGGTCGTGCGTGATGAAGAGCAGGCCGGTGCCGCGCTCGCGCACGAGTTCGAGGATCAGGTCGAGCACCTGGCGCTGCACCGTGACGTCGAGGGCGGTGGTGGGCTCGTCGCAGAGCAACAGGCTCGGGTCGTTGGCGAGGGCCATCGCGAGCATCACCCGCTGGCGCTGGCCGCCCGACAGCTGATGCGGGTAGGCGCGCGCGGCCTCGGCGGGGTTCGGCAGCTTCACCGCGTCGAGCATCTCGATCGCGCGGCGGCGCGCTTCGGCCTTGCTCGACACGGTGCGGTGCTGCAGCATGATCTCGGCGACCTGGTCGCCGGCGCGCATGAGCGGGTTGAGCGCGGTGAGCGGCTCCTGGAAGACCATCGCCATGTCGTTGCCGCGGATCTTCATGAGCTCGGAGTCGCGCGTCTCGAGCAGGTTGCGCGGCGAGTCGCCGAACCGCACCGATCCCGTGGCGGTGACGCCGGAGGGCAGCAGGCCGAGCAGCGCGGTGGTGGTCATCGACTTGCCCGATCCGGACTCGCCGATGAGGCCGATGCGCTCGCCGCGCTGCATGTGCAGCGAGAAGTCGTGCACGAGCGTGCGCTCGCCGGCTGCGACCCGCAGGCGGTCGACGGTGAGCAGCGGCGCGCCGGCCGCCTCGGGGGTGGCGCTCATGAGCGGCCTCCGTTCAGCTTCGGATCGAATCGGTCGCGCAGGCCGTCGCCCAGCAGGTTGAAGCCCATCACCGCGATCGCGATGGCCACGCCGGGGAAGATCGCGAGCGAGGGGTGCGTGCCGAGGAACTGCTGCGACTCCTGCAGCATGCGCCCCCAGGAGGGCGTGGGCGGCGGGGTGCCGAGGCCGAGGAAGCTCAGGGCCGCCTCCGCGAGCACGGCGAGCGCGAACGCGACCGAGCACTGCACCACGACGATGCCGATGATGTTGGGGAGCACGTGGCGCACCGCGATCCGGAACCGCGACTGGCTCGCGGCGCGCGCCGCGAGCACGTACTCGGTGCTCATCACCTGGAGGGTGCCGGATCTTGCGACGCGCGCGAAGCCCGGGATCGTCGAGATGCCGATCGCGATCATCGCCGACACCGTCGACGGGCCGAACACCGCGCCGAACATGATCGCGAGCAGCAGCGCCGGGAAGGCGAGGGCGATGTCGGAGGTGCGCATGATGACCTCTTCGATCCAGCCGCCCCGGATGCCGGCGATGATGCCGAGCGGGGTGCCGATGAGCAGCGCGATGCCGACCGAGATGAGGCCGACGAAGAGGGTGATGCGGGCGCCCACGAGCATGCCCGAGAAGAGATCGCGGCCGTACTTGTCGGTGCCGAAGAGGTGGGCGAGGCTCGGCCCCTGCAGCCGGTCGGCGGGGTTCGCCTGCACGGGATCGTAGGGCGTCCACACGAACGACAGCAGCGCGGTGATCGCCACGACGCCCACGAGCACGAGGCCAGCGATGAGCGTGGGGGAGAGGCGACGGCGGCCGATGCGGCGGCGGGGCACGCGGGGAGCGGCGATCGCGCTCGTGCGCGGGGCCTGGCTGGAGGGGACGGGGTTCTGCGTGGTGTCCATGTCAGGAGCTCTTTCGCATGCGCGGGTCGACGATGGTGTAGATCACGTCGATGAGGAGGTTCATGAGCAGGGTGATCGCGACGAGCACCATCACGAGCGACTGCACGGTGAGCAGGTCGCGGTTGCCCACGGCGTCGAGCAGCATCGAGCCGAGGCCCGGGATCACGAAGACGCGTTCGATCACGACGGCGCCGATGATGAGCGCGGCGATCTGCACGCCGGTGACCGTGATGACGGGGATCGCCGCATTGCGCATGCCGTGCTTGAGCAGCGCGCCGGTCTTGCTGAGGCCCTTCGCGCGGGCGGTGCGCAGGTAGTCCTCGCTCATGATCTCGAGCACGGCGCTGCGCACGTAGCGGGTGAGGATCGCGCCCTGCACGGATGCGAGGGCGAGCACGGGGAGGAACAGCCGGCGCAGGAACTCGCCGAAGTCCTGGTTCGGCGGCGTCCAGCCGCCGGCGGGGAACCATCCGAGCTGGAGGGAGAAGACGATGACGAGCAGGATGCCCGCGAGGAAGCCGGGGATCGCGACGCCGATCTGCGACACGGCGCCGATCGCGATGCCCGAGAAGTCGCGGTGGCGCACGGCGGCGATGGTGCCGAGCGGGATCGCGACGAGGAGGGCGACCGCCATGGCGGTGAGCACGAGGATGAGGCTCACCTGCAGCCGGTCGATGACGAGCGGGCTGATGTCCTGGCGCGTGACGTAGGAGACCCCGAAGTCGCCGCGCAGCAGGCCGCCGACCCAGTCGAAGTACTGCACGGCGAGCGGCCGGTCGGTGCCGAACTGCTCGCGCATCTGGGCGAGCAGCTCGGGGCTGGCGTTGACGCCCAGCGCGACCTGCGCGGGATCGCCGGGAATGAGCCGCATGAAGAGGAAGACGACGACGGTCGCCACGAGGAACGTCACCGCGAAGCGGGCGAGGTTCACGAGTAGTCGTATGGCCATGGGGCTCCTTGTCGCAGCCCGGGTCGGCGGGCTCGGAACGGGGGTACGGGGCGGCCCCCGGTCGCAGCGCCTCGGAGCTGCGACCGGGGACCGGGTGTCGCTACTTCCAGGAGAGCTCGGTGAGGTCGAGCGCCTCGACGATCGCGTTCTCCGGCACGCCCTCGAGGCCCGCGGCGGTGATCACGATGTTCGGGAAGAGGAACAGCACGCCGCTCGCGGCGTCGTCGACGATCTGCTGCTGCACCTGCTGCATGCCCTCGATGTAGCCGGCCTCGTCTGCGGCGTCGGCCTCGGCAGCGATGGGCGCGATCTTCGAGTTGTCGTAGCCGATGTAGTAATCGGGGTTGTTGAAGACGGTGAGCAGGTCGCGCGCCTCGACAGCGAGCACCGTGGTCATCTGGTAGTTGTGGTTCGTGAACACGTCGTCGAGCCACACGGCGGGGAACTCGGACGACTCGATCTTGGCGTTGATGCCCACCTCGGCGAGCTGCGAGACCACGATCTCGGAGACGGCCTGCGCGTAGGGGCGGGTCGGCACCTTGAAGGTGATGTCGAGGTTCTCGGCGCCGGCCTCCGCGAGCAGATCCTTGGCCTTCTCGGGGTCGTACTCGTAGGCGTTGTTGAGATCGACGTAGTAGGGCTCGAGCGGGGTCACGTAGGTCGCGGTGAGCGAGCCGTAGCCGTTCCACGCCGTGTCGATGATCGCCTGGCGGTCGATCGCGTGCAGCACCGCCTGGCGCACGCGCACGTCGTCGAAGGGCGCGATGCGGTTGTTGAGCGAGAGCGAGATCTCGCCGCTCGACGTGCCCGAGACGACCTCGAACGCGGGATCCTCCTCGAAGGTGCTCACGAGCTCGGGGGCCTGCAGGTTGACGATCGCGTCGACGTCTCCGGTGCGCAGGGCGTTGGTGGTCGCGGTCGCGTCGGCGAGGTACTTCAGGGTGACCTGCTCGACACCGGGGGCGTCGCCCCAGTAGTCGTCGCGGGTGTCGAGCACGAGGCTCTCGCCCTGGGTCCAGGAGGAGACCTCGTAGGGGCCGGTGCCGACGGGGGCGTTCGCCAGGTCGTCGACGCCGGTGGGGGTGAAGATCGCACCGATGGGGGTGGCGATGTCGAACAGCCAGGCGTTGGAGGGCTGGCTCAGGTGCACGGCGACCTCGGTGTCGGAGAGCGCCTCGACGCTCTCGACGACGTCCATCTTGCCCTTGAGAGTGGTGGTCCAGTCGGTCTTGACGCGGTCGAAGCTGAACTTCACGTCTTCGGCGGTGAAGGGCTCGCCGTTCGAGAAGGTGACGCCCTCGTGCAGCTTGAAGGTGTAGGTCTTGCGGTCGTCGCTGAGGCTCCAATCCTCGGCGAGCAGCGGGACGATGTCGCCCTCCTGGTTGATCTCGACCAGGCCCTCGTAGACGTTCGACATGAGCGCCTGCGGGATCGCCGCGCCGGCGGTGGTGGTGAAGTCGAGGTTGACGGGTGCGGCGGTGAGCGCGACGGTGGCCGAGGTGCGTTCGGCGGTGTCGCCCGCGCCGGTGCTGCCGCCGGAGCCGGCCGAGCAGCCCGCGAGCACGAGCGCCGTGGCCGTGGCGAGTGCCGCGGTGAGGATGAGTGGTGTCTTGCGTCGCATCTTTGCTTCCTGTCGCAGGGAGTGCCGACCGGGTCGGCGTATCGGGCATGTGGCGTCGGGGCGTGATACCTGCCCCAGGCCATTGTCGTCGGTGTGCGAGGAGCCATCGAACAGGGATGCCGTCGATCACGCTCTCAGCACTGAGAGACAAGCAACAGGATAGATGGTAAGGCCACTTGGTGCAACAGAGCCGGCGCATAGGCCGGGAACGGGAAACCCCGACTGCCCGGCCCGCGCCGGGCACTAGACTGAAGGCGCCTCTGCCAGCCGACGCGCCCCAAGGAGCCTCAGCGTTGACCTCCTCGCACAGCTTCACCGCCGCCTCGCCGGTCTACACCTACCAGCGGATCGTCGAGCAGATCGAGCACGCGATCCTCTCGGGCGAGTTCCCCGTGGGATCCCAGCTGCCGAGCGAGCGCGACCTCATGGGGCAGTTCGGGGTGAGCCGCCCGACCGTGCGCGAGGCGCTGCGCGTGCTGCAGAGCATGGGCCTGCTCGAACCCCGGCCCGGCACCCGTGGCGGTCCCGTCGTGCTGGCCCCGTCGCCCGACACGCTCGGACGCTCGTTCCGCACGATGCTCGGCACCGCCTCCCTCGACCTCGCCGAGCTGCTGCAGTACCGCATCATCCTCGACGGATCCGCGAGCGAGCTCGCCGCGATCCGGCACACCGACGCCGAGCTCGAGCTCATGCGAGAGGCCATCGATCGCATGCGCGACGCGGCCGACGCCGACGCCCCCGACTTCGCCGACGCCGACCTCGCGTTCCACGAGCGCGTGTGGGAGGCGAGCGGCAATCAGATCCTCGCGCTCAGCGGACACGCCGTGTGGGGCGCGCTGCGCGGCCTGCTGCAGCGCGACGCCGAGCGCAGCCCGGGCGACAACAGCGTGAAGCTCGAATCGGTGCGCATCGACTCCGGGCTCTTCGAGGCGATCGAGCGCCGCGACGCTGCGGAGGCCGGGCGGATCGCCCGCACCGCGCTCGCCGACCGCTTCAGCTCCATGCTGAGCGAAGCCGACCAGCAGTCACTCGAGCGGTTCCTCGGGCGCGCCTAGGCCGCGCTCAGCGCCGGGCGATCCGGCGCCCCGCGCGCATCGCGAGCAGCGCGCAGCCGCACGCGACGAGGATCGCGAAGCCCAGCACCGCCGGCGCGAGCCCGACGCCGCGGGCGGCGAGGCCGAGCCCCAGCACCGGCAGCGCGCTGCCGAGGTAGGTGACGGCGTAGACCAGGTTGACGGTCGACGCGTGACGCGACTGGGGCACCGCGGCGACCGCCGCGCCGAACGCCGCCTGGAACGCGATGCCCTGGCCCGCTCCGGCGAGCAGGCTGCCCGCGACGAAGAGCGCCGGCGCCGAGGCGGTCGGAGCCGAGCCCAGGGCGAGCATGCCGGCCGCGAAGAGCGAGAGCCCGAGCGGGGCGCGCCACGCACCGCGCAGGGGGAGCAGCTGCATCGTCGCCGATGCCAGCAGCACGAGCGAGGCGAGCAGGCCGAGCAGCGGCAGCGAGTCTGTCGCCAGCATCTCGGAGAGCAGCGACGGGGCGAGCGAGAGGCACAGTCCGAAGAGCGCGAAGCTCGCGAAGCCGACGACGGCAGCGAAGCGGATCGCCGAGTTCGCGTCGGTGCGGGTCTCGGCTGCGGGGTCGGGCTCCGCGGCGCGCATCTCGGCGGAGGCCGCGGCGATGCGCGCCCCCGCCTCCTGGCGGCATTCCCGGTGCGGGGCGATCAGCAGGATCGCGGGCGCCAGCACCAGCAGCAGCATCGACCAGCCGATGAACGGCGCGACGGTCTCGATCCCGAGCAGCGAGAGCAGCCCGCCCAGGATCGGCCCGGCGGCGACACCGCCCGAGGTGGCGAGCAGGGTGAGGCG
The genomic region above belongs to Leucobacter muris and contains:
- a CDS encoding ABC transporter substrate-binding protein, with product MRRKTPLILTAALATATALVLAGCSAGSGGSTGAGDTAERTSATVALTAAPVNLDFTTTAGAAIPQALMSNVYEGLVEINQEGDIVPLLAEDWSLSDDRKTYTFKLHEGVTFSNGEPFTAEDVKFSFDRVKTDWTTTLKGKMDVVESVEALSDTEVAVHLSQPSNAWLFDIATPIGAIFTPTGVDDLANAPVGTGPYEVSSWTQGESLVLDTRDDYWGDAPGVEQVTLKYLADATATTNALRTGDVDAIVNLQAPELVSTFEEDPAFEVVSGTSSGEISLSLNNRIAPFDDVRVRQAVLHAIDRQAIIDTAWNGYGSLTATYVTPLEPYYVDLNNAYEYDPEKAKDLLAEAGAENLDITFKVPTRPYAQAVSEIVVSQLAEVGINAKIESSEFPAVWLDDVFTNHNYQMTTVLAVEARDLLTVFNNPDYYIGYDNSKIAPIAAEADAADEAGYIEGMQQVQQQIVDDAASGVLFLFPNIVITAAGLEGVPENAIVEALDLTELSWK
- a CDS encoding FadR/GntR family transcriptional regulator, whose translation is MTSSHSFTAASPVYTYQRIVEQIEHAILSGEFPVGSQLPSERDLMGQFGVSRPTVREALRVLQSMGLLEPRPGTRGGPVVLAPSPDTLGRSFRTMLGTASLDLAELLQYRIILDGSASELAAIRHTDAELELMREAIDRMRDAADADAPDFADADLAFHERVWEASGNQILALSGHAVWGALRGLLQRDAERSPGDNSVKLESVRIDSGLFEAIERRDAAEAGRIARTALADRFSSMLSEADQQSLERFLGRA
- a CDS encoding MFS transporter; this translates as MSTTPALTSPETEAAGATPPGIALHRPRLRATLTALTLFSLLAAANLATPLYPLIERRLGIDSFGVTIAFSSYVLSLLAGLLLFRRLSDVLNRRTVLVCALAATATATLALAFAPTLAWFCAARAVQGLAIAAATGTGSSALRVLLAGRSDLSGRLTLLATSGGVAAGPILGGLLSLLGIETVAPFIGWSMLLLVLAPAILLIAPHRECRQEAGARIAAASAEMRAAEPDPAAETRTDANSAIRFAAVVGFASFALFGLCLSLAPSLLSEMLATDSLPLLGLLASLVLLASATMQLLPLRGAWRAPLGLSLFAAGMLALGSAPTASAPALFVAGSLLAGAGQGIAFQAAFGAAVAAVPQSRHASTVNLVYAVTYLGSALPVLGLGLAARGVGLAPAVLGFAILVACGCALLAMRAGRRIARR